A genomic stretch from Sphingomonas faeni includes:
- a CDS encoding Mth938-like domain-containing protein — protein MRMDREKTDGPIISAIGPAGFKVDDGYYTALSISPERADGWEPPAFEALGEADVAALLALDPAPEFLLLGTGSALRQPPLAFKRAVEARGFGIEAMDSRAAARAWAVLRGEGRWIVAALYPLEG, from the coding sequence ATGAGGATGGACCGCGAGAAGACCGATGGGCCGATAATCTCGGCGATCGGTCCGGCTGGGTTCAAGGTCGACGACGGCTATTACACCGCGTTGTCGATCAGTCCCGAGCGCGCGGACGGCTGGGAGCCACCGGCGTTCGAGGCGCTCGGCGAGGCGGATGTTGCGGCGTTGCTGGCGCTGGATCCGGCGCCGGAATTTCTCTTGCTGGGGACCGGTTCCGCGCTGCGTCAGCCGCCGCTTGCTTTCAAGCGGGCGGTCGAGGCGCGAGGGTTCGGGATCGAGGCTATGGACAGCCGTGCTGCCGCTCGGGCTTGGGCGGTGTTGCGTGGCGAAGGGCGTTGGATCGTGGCGGCGCTGTACCCGCTCGAGGGCTGA
- the secF gene encoding protein translocase subunit SecF has product MRLLKLVPDNTNLKFVSLRKWAFGLTLLLSLLAAGLVVTKGLNMGVDFVGGVLIEEKFATAPSIDAVRTEVDRLGVGEASIQSFSDPKTLSIRLPVPAGDEGATNRLVKKVSDDLAVKFPGATFSKYDTISGKVSDELINKGLLAVGLAILGIALFAVVRFEWQFGVSTVVAIVHDLLMTLGFFALTQFEFDLNIVAAVLTIISYSINDKIVIDDRIRENMRRYRKMDMREIIDLSVNETLPRTVMTSVTILLALFAMLILGGHVLRGFTAAMILGIVVGTYSSIYVSSSLLITLGLRADPAPRKGGVQDGAERVGPKVER; this is encoded by the coding sequence ATGCGCCTGCTGAAACTCGTACCCGACAACACGAACCTGAAGTTCGTTTCACTCCGCAAATGGGCGTTCGGGCTGACCCTGCTGCTGTCGTTGCTGGCGGCCGGACTCGTCGTCACCAAGGGCCTCAACATGGGCGTCGACTTCGTCGGCGGCGTGCTGATCGAAGAGAAGTTCGCAACCGCGCCGTCGATCGACGCGGTCCGTACCGAAGTCGACCGGCTCGGCGTCGGCGAAGCCTCGATCCAGTCGTTCAGCGATCCCAAGACGCTGTCGATCCGCCTGCCCGTCCCCGCCGGTGACGAAGGCGCGACCAACCGCCTCGTCAAGAAGGTGTCGGACGACCTCGCCGTGAAGTTCCCCGGCGCGACGTTCTCGAAGTACGACACGATCTCGGGCAAGGTTTCGGACGAGCTGATCAACAAGGGCTTGCTGGCCGTCGGCCTCGCGATCCTCGGCATCGCATTGTTCGCGGTGGTGCGGTTCGAGTGGCAGTTCGGCGTCTCGACCGTCGTCGCGATCGTCCACGATCTGTTGATGACGCTCGGTTTCTTCGCGCTGACTCAGTTCGAGTTCGACCTGAACATCGTCGCGGCGGTGCTGACGATCATCTCCTATTCAATCAACGACAAGATCGTGATCGACGACCGTATCCGCGAAAACATGCGCCGGTATCGGAAGATGGACATGCGCGAGATCATCGACCTTTCGGTGAACGAGACGCTGCCGCGGACCGTGATGACCTCGGTGACGATCCTGCTCGCGCTGTTCGCGATGCTGATCCTCGGGGGCCACGTGCTGCGCGGGTTCACCGCGGCGATGATCCTGGGCATCGTCGTCGGGACGTACTCGTCGATCTACGTGTCGTCGTCGCTGCTGATCACGCTGGGTCTGCGCGCCGACCCTGCCCCGCGCAAAGGCGGCGTCCAAGACGGGGCGGAGCGCGTGGGTCCAAAGGTCGAGCGTTGA
- the secD gene encoding protein translocase subunit SecD, whose product MLDFPRWKVGSIIGLLVALCLLAVPSFLPESTTSKWGWIPHSRVNLGLDLAGGSYLLLEADTADLAATRIEAMRDSVAGTMRNGTPRIEIGDISTRGGQLTFLLRDPSQVDAARERLLAITGGGAGMSGQREWDINVVDTSRFVLKPTEAGLTQAIDTAMNDATEVVRRRIDELGTKEPTIVRQGATRIVVQVPGLKNPQALKDLLGKTAKLEFKLVDETANPADLVKGIAPIGSQVLPYPGNPQGVPFIAVKRSVIISGDQLADARQEFEPQTNAPQVAITFNAVGGRRFAKVTTENTGKPFAIILDNSVISAPNINEPILGGRASISGNFTVESANALAITLRSGKLPVALKTIAESTVSPDLGKDSIRAGVLASIVAALLVIVFMFVTYGRFGLYANLAVVINILVIVAVMAMLNATLTLPGIAGFVLTIGTAVDANVLINERIREERRRGRSVVQSVELGYKEASRTIFEANVTHAITGVIMLLLGSGPVKGFAVVLLIGICTSVFTAVTFTRMMVALWLRKNRPTTINI is encoded by the coding sequence ATGCTGGATTTTCCGCGCTGGAAGGTCGGGTCGATCATCGGGTTGCTGGTGGCATTGTGCCTGCTGGCGGTCCCGAGTTTCCTCCCCGAGAGCACCACGAGCAAATGGGGGTGGATCCCGCATTCCCGCGTCAATCTCGGACTGGATCTCGCCGGCGGCAGCTATCTGCTGCTCGAGGCGGATACCGCCGACCTCGCCGCGACGCGGATCGAGGCGATGCGCGACAGCGTCGCGGGGACGATGCGCAACGGAACGCCGCGGATCGAGATCGGGGATATTTCGACGCGGGGCGGCCAGCTGACCTTCCTGCTTCGTGACCCGAGCCAAGTCGATGCGGCACGCGAGCGCCTACTGGCGATCACCGGCGGTGGCGCGGGCATGAGCGGCCAGCGCGAATGGGACATCAACGTCGTCGACACGAGCCGCTTCGTGCTCAAGCCGACCGAAGCCGGCCTGACCCAGGCGATCGACACGGCGATGAACGATGCGACCGAAGTCGTCCGCCGTCGCATCGACGAACTGGGCACCAAGGAGCCGACGATCGTCCGCCAGGGCGCGACTCGGATCGTCGTCCAGGTGCCGGGGTTGAAGAACCCGCAGGCGCTGAAGGATCTGCTCGGCAAGACCGCCAAGCTGGAATTCAAGCTGGTCGACGAGACCGCGAACCCGGCCGATCTGGTCAAGGGCATCGCGCCGATCGGCAGCCAGGTCCTCCCCTACCCTGGCAATCCGCAGGGCGTGCCGTTCATCGCGGTCAAGCGCTCGGTGATCATCTCGGGCGATCAGCTCGCCGATGCGCGCCAGGAGTTCGAGCCGCAGACCAACGCGCCGCAGGTGGCGATCACGTTCAACGCGGTTGGCGGACGTCGCTTCGCCAAGGTCACGACCGAGAACACCGGCAAGCCGTTCGCGATCATCCTCGACAATTCGGTGATCTCCGCACCGAACATCAACGAGCCGATCCTTGGTGGGCGCGCGTCGATCTCGGGCAACTTCACGGTCGAGTCGGCGAACGCGCTGGCGATCACGCTGCGATCGGGCAAGCTGCCGGTCGCACTGAAGACGATCGCCGAGAGCACCGTCAGCCCCGACCTCGGCAAGGATTCGATCCGTGCGGGCGTGTTGGCGTCGATCGTCGCCGCGCTGCTCGTGATCGTGTTCATGTTCGTGACCTATGGCCGGTTCGGCCTGTATGCGAACCTCGCGGTGGTCATCAACATCCTAGTCATCGTCGCCGTCATGGCGATGCTGAACGCGACGCTGACCTTGCCCGGTATCGCCGGCTTCGTGCTGACGATCGGTACCGCGGTGGATGCCAACGTGCTGATCAACGAGCGGATCCGCGAAGAGCGGCGACGCGGGCGTAGCGTCGTCCAGTCGGTCGAGCTCGGCTACAAGGAAGCGAGCCGGACGATCTTCGAGGCGAACGTGACGCACGCCATCACCGGCGTGATCATGCTGCTGCTCGGCTCGGGTCCGGTGAAGGGCTTCGCGGTCGTGCTGTTGATCGGGATCTGCACCTCGGTGTTCACCGCCGTCACGTTCACCCGGATGATGGTCGCGCTGTGGCTGCGGAAGAACCGCCCCACCACGATCAATATTTGA